One part of the Chthoniobacterales bacterium genome encodes these proteins:
- a CDS encoding urease subunit gamma yields the protein MHLSPREQEKLLIVVAADLARRRQARGVKLNYPESIAIITYEILEGARDGKSVAELMSYGTTILKRADVMEGVPEMIHEVQAEATFPDGTKLVTVHNPIR from the coding sequence ATGCATCTCTCGCCCCGCGAACAGGAAAAACTCCTCATCGTAGTCGCCGCCGACCTCGCCCGACGCCGTCAGGCCCGCGGAGTGAAACTGAACTACCCCGAGTCCATCGCCATCATCACCTACGAGATTCTCGAAGGCGCGCGCGATGGAAAATCCGTGGCCGAACTCATGAGTTACGGCACCACCATTTTGAAACGTGCCGACGTCATGGAAGGCGTGCCGGAAATGATCCACGAAGTCCAGGCCGAGGCGACCTTCCCCGATGGAACGAAACTGGTCACCGTCCATAATCCCATTCGCTAA
- the urtE gene encoding urea ABC transporter ATP-binding subunit UrtE produces the protein MNIDPTSLTVSGVEASIGGSRILRGVNFEVPPKSVFCLMGRNGVGKTSSLRSIVGLMKTDAGKIHLGGRELNKMLPEERARAGIGFVPQGREIFPHLTVEENLEIGMKAQGLNGNKKAKLDRVFSLFPILKDFLPRKGGMLSGGQQQQLAIGRALLTEPKILILDEPTEGIQPNIIDQIGETIKMLRAEGQMSILLVEQYLDFCKELADTFAIMNRGAVVVAGPVADLTEKVIKEHLTV, from the coding sequence ATGAATATCGATCCTACCAGCCTGACTGTGAGCGGAGTGGAGGCTTCCATCGGAGGCAGCCGCATTTTGCGCGGAGTGAATTTCGAGGTGCCTCCGAAGTCCGTATTCTGCCTGATGGGCCGCAATGGCGTGGGCAAAACCAGTTCGCTCCGCAGCATCGTCGGCCTGATGAAAACCGACGCTGGAAAAATCCATCTCGGCGGCCGTGAACTCAACAAGATGCTGCCCGAGGAACGCGCCCGTGCCGGCATCGGATTCGTTCCGCAAGGACGCGAGATTTTTCCGCATCTAACTGTCGAGGAAAACCTGGAGATCGGCATGAAGGCGCAGGGGTTGAATGGCAACAAAAAAGCCAAACTCGACCGTGTTTTTTCGCTCTTCCCGATTTTAAAAGACTTCCTGCCGCGCAAGGGCGGAATGCTCAGCGGCGGCCAGCAGCAGCAGCTCGCGATTGGACGCGCACTGCTCACGGAACCAAAGATTCTCATCCTCGACGAACCCACTGAAGGCATTCAACCTAACATTATCGACCAGATCGGCGAGACGATCAAAATGCTGCGCGCCGAGGGCCAGATGAGCATCCTGCTCGTCGAGCAATACCTCGATTTCTGCAAGGAACTCGCGGATACCTTTGCAATCATGAATCGCGGGGCGGTCGTCGTTGCCGGTCCGGTCGCCGACCTCACGGAGAAAGTCATCAAAGAGCACCTCACCGTCTGA
- the urtD gene encoding urea ABC transporter ATP-binding protein UrtD: MSQRPFLLAAGGVNKSFSGFKAINDLNFYLDEGELRTVIGPNGAGKTSFLDLITGRSKPDSGTLEFEGKHDLSKMNEYEIYRLGIGRKFQTPTVYTDHTVWENLLLSLEGSRSVFPSLFFKLNSTQTDRMEEILKTINLIRQRDWKAGSLAHGQKQWLEIGMLLAQNARLLLVDEPAAGMTDEETHKTGDLLLSLAGKHSIIVIEHDMVFVRQISQGRKVTVLHQGHVLCEGPVDEVQNNEKVIEVYLGRSKAH; this comes from the coding sequence ATGAGCCAGCGTCCATTTCTACTCGCCGCCGGCGGAGTTAACAAAAGTTTCTCCGGCTTCAAGGCGATCAACGACCTCAACTTCTATCTCGATGAAGGCGAACTCCGCACCGTCATCGGTCCGAATGGCGCGGGTAAAACGTCGTTCCTCGATCTCATCACTGGACGTTCCAAACCCGACAGCGGCACCCTGGAGTTTGAGGGCAAGCACGACCTCAGCAAGATGAACGAGTACGAGATTTATCGTCTCGGCATCGGGCGCAAATTTCAGACGCCCACAGTTTACACCGACCACACGGTTTGGGAAAATCTGCTGCTTTCATTGGAAGGTTCCCGCAGCGTTTTCCCATCGCTTTTCTTCAAACTCAACTCCACGCAAACCGATCGCATGGAGGAAATCCTGAAGACGATCAACCTCATCCGGCAGCGCGATTGGAAGGCGGGTTCGCTCGCGCATGGTCAGAAGCAATGGCTGGAGATAGGCATGTTACTCGCCCAAAACGCGCGGCTGTTGTTAGTCGATGAACCCGCAGCCGGCATGACCGACGAGGAAACGCACAAGACCGGCGACCTGCTGCTCTCGCTCGCGGGCAAGCACAGCATCATCGTCATCGAGCACGACATGGTCTTCGTCCGCCAGATTTCGCAGGGTCGCAAAGTCACCGTGCTCCACCAGGGCCACGTGCTCTGCGAGGGACCGGTCGATGAAGTGCAAAACAACGAAAAAGTCATCGAGGTCTATCTCGGCCGCAGCAAAGCCCACTAA
- the urtC gene encoding urea ABC transporter permease subunit UrtC encodes MRIYSKNEFVGLIIFAVLAILVLPGLNAYTSEGSLLHVSNFSINLWGKYLTLATLAVSVDLLWGYTGLLSLGQSLFFSLGGYAFGMHLMLLIGKLGQYKSNLPDFMVFLGYQKLPALWEPFYNFWFASAAAMWAPGLVALCLGFLTFRSRIKGVYFSILTQAVTYAAYILFLTNDVGFGGNNGLTDYKFVLGHDIRLGETQRGLYIASAILLLLTYMGCRWLISTKFGKVQRAIRDSETRVLFSGYAAANYKLFVFVISAMIAGLAGALYVPQVGIINPGEMAPEKSLEVIVWVAVGGRATLFGPIIGAIFVNALKSWATRAYPDYWLIILGGLFIVVVLFMPKGIVGLPAQIKALLTRRKEEEDEPVVTITPVEEAKP; translated from the coding sequence ATGCGCATCTACTCTAAAAACGAATTCGTTGGGCTCATCATTTTCGCCGTCCTTGCGATTCTAGTTCTGCCCGGATTAAACGCCTACACATCGGAAGGCAGCCTTCTGCATGTTAGTAATTTCTCAATCAATCTTTGGGGGAAATATCTCACTCTAGCCACGCTCGCCGTGAGCGTCGATCTACTCTGGGGTTACACTGGTCTGCTAAGTCTGGGTCAGAGTCTATTCTTCTCGCTGGGCGGCTATGCCTTTGGCATGCACCTCATGCTTCTGATTGGCAAACTCGGCCAGTACAAGAGCAACCTGCCAGACTTCATGGTCTTCCTCGGCTACCAGAAACTGCCCGCCTTGTGGGAGCCTTTCTACAACTTCTGGTTCGCCAGCGCTGCGGCCATGTGGGCACCCGGTCTGGTGGCGCTGTGCCTGGGCTTTCTAACCTTCCGGTCTCGCATCAAGGGCGTCTATTTTTCCATTCTCACCCAGGCTGTCACCTACGCGGCTTACATTCTTTTCTTAACCAACGACGTCGGCTTCGGCGGGAATAACGGCCTTACCGACTACAAGTTTGTTCTCGGCCATGACATCCGCCTAGGTGAGACACAGCGCGGACTTTACATAGCGAGTGCCATCCTACTCCTACTCACCTACATGGGTTGCCGGTGGTTGATCTCCACAAAGTTTGGCAAAGTGCAGCGCGCCATTCGCGACAGCGAAACGCGCGTGCTCTTCTCTGGTTACGCAGCGGCCAACTACAAGCTTTTCGTCTTCGTGATCAGCGCAATGATCGCCGGTCTCGCCGGTGCGCTCTATGTTCCGCAAGTCGGCATCATCAACCCCGGCGAAATGGCCCCCGAGAAATCATTGGAAGTCATTGTCTGGGTCGCGGTCGGCGGGCGCGCCACGCTTTTCGGGCCGATCATCGGCGCCATTTTTGTGAATGCCCTGAAGAGCTGGGCCACGCGGGCTTATCCCGATTATTGGCTGATCATTCTCGGCGGACTTTTCATCGTCGTCGTGCTCTTCATGCCGAAGGGAATCGTCGGTTTGCCAGCGCAAATTAAGGCGCTGCTCACGCGCAGAAAAGAGGAGGAGGATGAACCAGTCGTTACCATCACCCCAGTCGAGGAGGCAAAACCATGA